In Solanum pennellii chromosome 3, SPENNV200, a single window of DNA contains:
- the LOC107014263 gene encoding pumilio homolog 5, with protein sequence MATESPMRILQDSRKGKWVSAKDTVNFASPMNEVAADELGLLLKGHKIHGHNRNKVPNRSGSAPPSMEGSFSAYGNLVYDQSSGRKLSLASLDNAMQNWQSEEQMRADPSYFAYYNSNVNLNPRLPPPIISRENRHLAHHFADLGDSCQLNSSENSKDGSLHVTRSSLSTHDEEPEDENLPQSASGQHLASFAGQHKSLVDLIQEDFPRTPSPVYNQTRSSGHVAAEEPTDSDMQSLTLDGLSLDISNKHGADACGDVLGDHDIAASNQPLAITLEKESCVDSLGKSHSPQKGELPGNDAHLVNELLVGDEIASGILKNVQAPEASKNEDEQYFHSRNAVEQKQQQQYHSQRSTTYQVNGPQVQANTLGTNTLQSSLAKGYGQSWSSSVEVQAAPQGSGLTPPLYATAAAYMASGNPYYSNLSPSGGYAPQYNIGGYALSSPSLSPFLAGYPSMHINTSSGRSISGQNVAPRENIPQVGDLHHLTKFFGHHGLMVHPFPDPFHMQYFHHPHPVDDSHTSPSQHMRFPSPGVFGLEVDAYASQKEPNLPSYIAEQNFLRPPIGSLNLPSPGKMIIPGNNYFGSPSGLGFTQQFPASPLGSPVLPGSPIGRRNEIKPSPGSGRNNGLYSGWTAQRGPGSLNDSKRHSFLEELKQSNARRIDLSDIAGRVVEFSVDQHGSRFIQQKLENCSIEEKASVFKEILPHASKLITDVFGNYVIQKFFEHGSHEQRKMLACQLGGQMLPLSLQMYGCRVIQKALEVIDLDQKTELVHELNGHVMKCVRDQNGNHVIQKCIECIPPEKINFIISSFQGQVAILSTHPYGCRVIQRILEHCSENSQSQSIVHEILESAYPLAQDQYGNYVTQHVLERGRPHERSRIIGKLTGNVVQLSQHKYASNVVEKCLEYGDSTERDFLIEEILAESEGNDCLLTMMKDQFANYVVQKILEISNNKHREILLSRIRVHLHALKKYTYGKHIVARFEQLSEQLCDEDIGTCEP encoded by the exons ATGGCAACGGAGAGCCCTATGAGAATACTCCAAGACAGTAGAAAAGGAAAGTGGGTTTCTGCCAAGGACACGGTCAACTTCGCATCACCTATGAATGAAGTGGCAGCTGATGAACTGGGATTGCTTCTTAAAGGTCATAAGATTCATGGCCATAATAGAAATAAGGTTCCAAATCGTAGTGGTAGTGCGCCTCCAAGCATGGAGGGCTCATTTTCAGCCTACGGTAACCTTGTCTATGATCAAAGCTCCGGCCGGAAGTTGAGTTTGGCAAGCTTAGACAATGCCATGCAGAACTGGCAGTCTGAAGAGCAGATGCGTGCTGATCCCTCGTATTTTGCATACTACAACTCTAATGTCAACTTGAATCCTAGGCTTCCTCCTCCTATTATTTCTAGGGAGAATAGACACCTGGCACACCATTTTGCAGATCTGGGTGATAGCTGCCAGTTAAACTCTTCTGAGAATAGTAAAGATGGATCCTTGCATGTGACCAGAAGTTCTCTCTCAACTCATGATGAGGAGCCGGAAGATGAAAATTTACCACAGAGTGCTTCAGGACAGCACTTGGCCTCCTTTGCAGGTCAACATAAAAGTTTGGTTGACCTAATACAG GAGGACTTCCCTCGCACTCCATCACCAGTTTACAATCAAACTCGGTCCTCTGGTCATGTTGCTGCGGAGGAACCAACTGATTCTGATATGCAATCTCTTACATTGGACGGTCTCTCCCttgatatttcaaataaacacGGTGCAGATGCTTGTGGGGATGTCTTAGGTGACCATGATATAGCTGCCTCTAATCAGCCTTTGGCCATTACACTTGAAAAAGAATCTTGTGTTGACAGTCTTGGGAAATCTCATTCCCCTCAGAAAGGTGAATTACCAGGTAATGATGCACATCTGGTGAATGAACTCTTAGTCGGTGATGAGATAGCATCAGGTATTTTAAAGAACGTTCAGGCTCCAGAGGCTAGTAAGAACGAGGATGAACAGTATTTTCACAGCAGGAATGCAGTAGAACAGAAACAACAGCAGCAGTACCACTCCCAGCGAAGCACGACTTACCAAGTTAATGGCCCACAAGTTCAAGCAAATACACTTGGGACTAATACACTGCAGAGTAGCCTAGCAAAAGGTTATGGTCAGAGCTGGTCCTCTTCAGTTGAAGTACAAGCAGCTCCTCAAGGTTCTGGCCTCACACCTCCTCTATATGCAACAGCTGCAGCCTATATGGCTTCTGGTAATCCGTACTATTCTAACTTGAGTCCATCTGGTGGATATGCCCCTCAATACAATATAGGGGGATATGCATTGAGTTCGCCTTCTCTTTCTCCATTTTTAGCTGGATATCCGTCTATGCATATTAATACTAGTTCTGGACGAAGCATCAGTGGTCAAAATGTTGCACCAAGGGAAAACATTCCACAAGTTGGTGATCTGCATCATTTAACCAAGTTTTTTGGGCATCATGGGTTAATGGTGCATCCTTTCCCAGATCCTTTTCATATGCAGTACTTTCATCATCCTCATCCTGTTGATGATTCACACACTTCTCCTAGTCAACATATGCGGTTTCCTTCGCCTGGTGTATTCGGGCTTGAAGTTGATGCTTATGCCTCACAGAAGGAGCCAAATCTCCCTTCTTATATTGCTGAACAGAATTTTCTTCGTCCACCAATTGGAAGTCTGAACTTACCAAGTCCTGGAAAAATGATAATTCCTGGCAATAATTATTTTGGGAGTCCATCGGGCCTGGGATTCACGCAACAGTTTCCAGCCTCACCTCTTGGTAGTCCTGTACTGCCAGGATCCCCTATTGGAAGAAGGAATGAAATTAAACCTTCCCCTGGTTCAGGTAGAAATAATGGATTGTATTCTGGATGGACTGCACAAAGGGGTCCTGGTAGCTTGAATGACTCTAAAAGACATTCATTTCTCGAAGAACTGAAACAAAGCAATGCTCGAAGAATTGACCTCTCTGATATTGCAGGTCGTGTTGTTGAATTCAG TGTTGATCAGCATGGAAGTCGGTTTATACAGCAGAAATTGGAAAATTGTAGTATTGAAGAAAAGGCATCTGTTTTCAAAGAAATCCTTCCACATGCTTCAAAGCTAATTACAGATGTTTTTGGGAACTATGTCATTCAAAAG TTCTTTGAGCATGGAAGTCATGAGCAAAGAAAGATGCTGGCATGTCAATTAGGAGGACAGATGCTGCCTTTAAGTTTGCAAATGTATGGTTGTCGTGTTATTCAAAAG GCCCTGGAAGTTATTGACCTTGATCAGAAAACAGAACTTGTCCATGAACTCAATGGGCATGTAATGAAGTGCGTACGAGATCAAAATGGGAACCATGTAATCCAAAAATGCATCGAGTGCATACCTCCTGAAAAAATTAACTTCATTATCTCCTCATTCCAAGGCCAAGTAGCTATATTGTCTACTCATCCTTATGGTTGTCGTGTAATCCAG AGAATATTGGAACATTGTTCAGAAAACTCTCAAAGTCAAAGTATAGTGCATGAAATCTTGGAATCTGCTTATCCTCTTGCTCAAGATCAGTATGGGAACTATGTCACCCAG CATGTTCTGGAGAGGGGAAGACCACATGAAAGAAGTCGAATTATCGGAAAGTTGACCGGAAATGTTGTACAGTTAAGCCAACACAAATATGCCTCAAACGTTGTTGAGAAGTGTCTGGAATATGGTGATTCTACTGAGAGAGATTTTTTGATCGAGGAGATTCTTGCAGAGTCAGAGGGAAATGACTGTTTGCTG ACAATGATGAAGGACCAATTTGCAAATTATGTGGTCCAGAAGATTCTTGAGATTAGCAACAATAAGCACCGGGAAATTCTGCTAAGCCGAATCAGAGTTCATCTTCATGCTTTGAAGAAATACACCTACGGAAAACACATAGTGGCTCGATTTGAACAGCTCTCCGAACAGCTGTGTGATGAAG ATATTGGAACCTGTGAACCCTAG
- the LOC107012119 gene encoding probable mitochondrial adenine nucleotide transporter BTL1 isoform X3 produces the protein MRHTSTTNLFIVSMAAESQSQKKTYCVVGDIMIIPKDFDLSPTKDRQINLQLNFPDVGRVFNDFIRTQEVGEFFSGALAGAMTKAILAPLETIRTRMVVGVGSRNIGTSFIQVIEQQGWQGLWAGNTINMLRIIPTQAIELGTFECVKRAMTSAQEKWTDTGSPKLQIGNASLSFSLSWLSPVAVAGAAAGVVSTLACHPLEVLKDRLTVSPEVYPSIRIAVHKIYKDGGIAGLYAGLGPTLIGMLPYSTCYYFMYETIKKSYCRAQKKESLSRAEMLLVGAFSGLTASTISYPLEVARKRLMVGALQGKCPPHMVAALSEVIREEGLLGLYRGWGASCLKVMPSSGITWTLYEAWKDILLADRRHV, from the exons ATGCGGCACACCTCAACTACTAATCTGTTCATTGTCTCTATGGCTGCGGAATCCCAATCGCAGAAGAAGACTTACTGTGTCGTCGGAGATATCATGATTATACCCAAGGACTTCGACCTCTCTCCTACCAAGGACCGTCAAATTAACCTTCAACTCAACTTCCCTGACGTCGGACGAGTCTTTAAT GATTTTATCAGGACTCAAGAAGTTGGTGAATTTTTCAGCGGGGCTTTGGCTGGGGCGATGACCAAGGCCATTCTAGCTCCTCTTGAAACCATCAG GACAAGAATGGTAGTTGGTGTTGGGTCCAGAAACATTGGTACAAGTTTTATTCAGGTTATTGAACAGCAGGGTTGGCAAGGGCTGTGGGCAGGTAATACAATTAACATGCTACGGATAATTCCCACACAAGCAATTGAACTTGGGACATTTGAGTGTGTCAAGCGAGCAATGACTTCAGCACAAGAGAAATGGACGGATACTGGTAGCCCCAAGCTGCAGATTGGTAATGCTAGCCTAAGCTTTTCTCTCTCATGGCTATCGCCAGTTGCTGTTGCTGGTGCTGCTGCTGGAGTTGTAAGCACACTTGCATGTCATCCGCTGGAAGTGCTGAAG GATCGGTTGACGGTGAGTCCTGAGGTCTACCCCAGCATACGCATTGCAGTTCACAAGATTTACAAGGACGGTGGAATTGCAGGCCTGTATGCTGGACTTGGGCCAACATTGATTGGCATGCTCCCATATAGCACTTGTTATTATTTCATGTATGAGACAATTAAGAAATCGTATTGCCGTGCACAAAAGAAAGAATCTCTAAGCCGTGCAGAGATGCTCCTAGTTGGAGCTTTCTCAG GTTTAACAGCAAGCACTATTAGTTATCCATTGGAGGTGGCGAGAAAGCGGCTAATGGTGGGTGCTTTACAAGGTAAATGTCCACCTCACATGGTCGCAGCACTTTCAGAAGTTATTAGGGAGGAGGGTTTGTTAGGCCTTTATAGAGGCTGGGGTGCAAGTTGCCTAAAAGTAATGCCATCATCAGGCATTACTTGGACGTTGTATGAAGCTTGGAAAGATATATTGCTTGCTGATAGACGTCATGTGTAA
- the LOC107012119 gene encoding probable mitochondrial adenine nucleotide transporter BTL1 isoform X1 — translation MRHTSTTNLFIVSMAAESQSQKKTYCVVGDIMIIPKDFDLSPTKDRQINLQLNFPDVGRVFNDFIRTQEVGEFFSGALAGAMTKAILAPLETIRTRMVVGVGSRNIGTSFIQVIEQQGWQGLWAGNTINMLRIIPTQAIELGTFECVKRAMTSAQEKWTDTGSPKLQIGNASLSFSLSWLSPVAVAGAAAGVVSTLACHPLEVLKDRLTVSPEVYPSIRIAVHKIYKDGGIAGLYAGLGPTLIGMLPYSTCYYFMYETIKKSYCRAQKKESLSRAEMLLVGAFSGFFKSQREFQTRRSFVSFLILISYGKDEQRPLPLPHTSTQHSATYYLSMLIFDLHTFLFGVYVFSKLKVCHVRSNPLPPIPLQPTSTYPRTCYSHPSHTSLLVHLCTVCLHAPNHLSVTFLILSATEATPTLSCVTSFLIY, via the exons ATGCGGCACACCTCAACTACTAATCTGTTCATTGTCTCTATGGCTGCGGAATCCCAATCGCAGAAGAAGACTTACTGTGTCGTCGGAGATATCATGATTATACCCAAGGACTTCGACCTCTCTCCTACCAAGGACCGTCAAATTAACCTTCAACTCAACTTCCCTGACGTCGGACGAGTCTTTAAT GATTTTATCAGGACTCAAGAAGTTGGTGAATTTTTCAGCGGGGCTTTGGCTGGGGCGATGACCAAGGCCATTCTAGCTCCTCTTGAAACCATCAG GACAAGAATGGTAGTTGGTGTTGGGTCCAGAAACATTGGTACAAGTTTTATTCAGGTTATTGAACAGCAGGGTTGGCAAGGGCTGTGGGCAGGTAATACAATTAACATGCTACGGATAATTCCCACACAAGCAATTGAACTTGGGACATTTGAGTGTGTCAAGCGAGCAATGACTTCAGCACAAGAGAAATGGACGGATACTGGTAGCCCCAAGCTGCAGATTGGTAATGCTAGCCTAAGCTTTTCTCTCTCATGGCTATCGCCAGTTGCTGTTGCTGGTGCTGCTGCTGGAGTTGTAAGCACACTTGCATGTCATCCGCTGGAAGTGCTGAAG GATCGGTTGACGGTGAGTCCTGAGGTCTACCCCAGCATACGCATTGCAGTTCACAAGATTTACAAGGACGGTGGAATTGCAGGCCTGTATGCTGGACTTGGGCCAACATTGATTGGCATGCTCCCATATAGCACTTGTTATTATTTCATGTATGAGACAATTAAGAAATCGTATTGCCGTGCACAAAAGAAAGAATCTCTAAGCCGTGCAGAGATGCTCCTAGTTGGAGCTTTCTCAG GTTTCTTTAAATCACAAAGGGAGTTTCAGACAAGGAGATCCTTTGTCtcatttcttattcttattagcTATGGAAAAGATGAGCAGAGGCCCCTGCCTCTCCCACATACAAGTACACAGCACTCGGCTACCTACTACCTTTCTATGTTGATCTTCGACCTTCATACCTTCCTATTTGGGGTCTATGTTTTCAGTAAGCTGAAAGTGTGCCATGTCCGGTCTAATCCTCTCCCCCCAATTCCTCTTCAGCCTACGTCTACCTATCCTAGGACCTGCTATAGCCACCCCTCTCACACCTCCTTATTGGTGCATCTGTGCACCGTCTGTTTACATGCCCCAAATCATCTAAGCGTCACTTTCCTCATCTTGTCTGCCACAGAGGCCACTCCCACCCTGTCCTGTGTAACTTCGTTCCTAATCTACTAG
- the LOC107012119 gene encoding probable mitochondrial adenine nucleotide transporter BTL1 isoform X2 yields MRHTSTTNLFIVSMAAESQSQKKTYCVVGDIMIIPKDFDLSPTKDRQINLQLNFPDDFIRTQEVGEFFSGALAGAMTKAILAPLETIRTRMVVGVGSRNIGTSFIQVIEQQGWQGLWAGNTINMLRIIPTQAIELGTFECVKRAMTSAQEKWTDTGSPKLQIGNASLSFSLSWLSPVAVAGAAAGVVSTLACHPLEVLKDRLTVSPEVYPSIRIAVHKIYKDGGIAGLYAGLGPTLIGMLPYSTCYYFMYETIKKSYCRAQKKESLSRAEMLLVGAFSGFFKSQREFQTRRSFVSFLILISYGKDEQRPLPLPHTSTQHSATYYLSMLIFDLHTFLFGVYVFSKLKVCHVRSNPLPPIPLQPTSTYPRTCYSHPSHTSLLVHLCTVCLHAPNHLSVTFLILSATEATPTLSCVTSFLIY; encoded by the exons ATGCGGCACACCTCAACTACTAATCTGTTCATTGTCTCTATGGCTGCGGAATCCCAATCGCAGAAGAAGACTTACTGTGTCGTCGGAGATATCATGATTATACCCAAGGACTTCGACCTCTCTCCTACCAAGGACCGTCAAATTAACCTTCAACTCAACTTCCCTGAC GATTTTATCAGGACTCAAGAAGTTGGTGAATTTTTCAGCGGGGCTTTGGCTGGGGCGATGACCAAGGCCATTCTAGCTCCTCTTGAAACCATCAG GACAAGAATGGTAGTTGGTGTTGGGTCCAGAAACATTGGTACAAGTTTTATTCAGGTTATTGAACAGCAGGGTTGGCAAGGGCTGTGGGCAGGTAATACAATTAACATGCTACGGATAATTCCCACACAAGCAATTGAACTTGGGACATTTGAGTGTGTCAAGCGAGCAATGACTTCAGCACAAGAGAAATGGACGGATACTGGTAGCCCCAAGCTGCAGATTGGTAATGCTAGCCTAAGCTTTTCTCTCTCATGGCTATCGCCAGTTGCTGTTGCTGGTGCTGCTGCTGGAGTTGTAAGCACACTTGCATGTCATCCGCTGGAAGTGCTGAAG GATCGGTTGACGGTGAGTCCTGAGGTCTACCCCAGCATACGCATTGCAGTTCACAAGATTTACAAGGACGGTGGAATTGCAGGCCTGTATGCTGGACTTGGGCCAACATTGATTGGCATGCTCCCATATAGCACTTGTTATTATTTCATGTATGAGACAATTAAGAAATCGTATTGCCGTGCACAAAAGAAAGAATCTCTAAGCCGTGCAGAGATGCTCCTAGTTGGAGCTTTCTCAG GTTTCTTTAAATCACAAAGGGAGTTTCAGACAAGGAGATCCTTTGTCtcatttcttattcttattagcTATGGAAAAGATGAGCAGAGGCCCCTGCCTCTCCCACATACAAGTACACAGCACTCGGCTACCTACTACCTTTCTATGTTGATCTTCGACCTTCATACCTTCCTATTTGGGGTCTATGTTTTCAGTAAGCTGAAAGTGTGCCATGTCCGGTCTAATCCTCTCCCCCCAATTCCTCTTCAGCCTACGTCTACCTATCCTAGGACCTGCTATAGCCACCCCTCTCACACCTCCTTATTGGTGCATCTGTGCACCGTCTGTTTACATGCCCCAAATCATCTAAGCGTCACTTTCCTCATCTTGTCTGCCACAGAGGCCACTCCCACCCTGTCCTGTGTAACTTCGTTCCTAATCTACTAG